DNA sequence from the Streptomyces sp. NBC_01497 genome:
ACTCGAACTCCCGGACCTCGGCACCCTGTCGGCGGACGTCGAGTCCGTCGTCCGGCAGTTCGGCGCACTGCTCGACCGGCCCGAGGCGAAGACCGCGCTGATGGCCGTCGTCGCCGAGGCCACCCGTGACGCGGCACTGCGGCAGCGGATCCGCACGGCGATCGTGGACCGGCAAAAGCGCCTCGTGGTGGCAGGCCGGCGGCGCGCCGAGGAGCGCGGGGAGCTCCCGCCCCCGCCCGACACCGAGACGGCGGCGCGGGACACCGACCTGATCTTCGACGTCGTGGCGGGCGCGGTGGTGCACCGCACCCTGGTCAGCGCGGAGCCGGTGGACGCCGACTGGGCGCACCGCCTCGCCCAGCTGGTCCTCGCGGGTCTCACGGCCCAGCGGACCCCCGGCCACGGGGTGTGACGCCACCGGCGCCACCCCTCGCCGGGCGCGGCAC
Encoded proteins:
- a CDS encoding TetR/AcrR family transcriptional regulator, coding for MSTRTGPEGMHQGRTGRPRSPGADAAILAATRQALVEVGWSKLTMGDVATRAGVAKTTLYRRWPGRNELVVDAVAVLFDELELPDLGTLSADVESVVRQFGALLDRPEAKTALMAVVAEATRDAALRQRIRTAIVDRQKRLVVAGRRRAEERGELPPPPDTETAARDTDLIFDVVAGAVVHRTLVSAEPVDADWAHRLAQLVLAGLTAQRTPGHGV